One Mesoplodon densirostris isolate mMesDen1 chromosome X, mMesDen1 primary haplotype, whole genome shotgun sequence genomic region harbors:
- the LOC132481516 gene encoding LOW QUALITY PROTEIN: olfactory receptor 10A2-like (The sequence of the model RefSeq protein was modified relative to this genomic sequence to represent the inferred CDS: substituted 1 base at 1 genomic stop codon) yields MGNLTILNEFLLLGFGSLHGLVFPLGIFLGIYVVTLLGNILILIVISLDCSIQTPMYFFLSNFSFEIWYTTSIAPKMLQTLLSGSQVISFVGCVVQFYFFGSMAVVEHFLLAAMSYDCYFAICSPLQYPSLMNLHTCTLLAGGSWLGEFLTPVVTVTMTFQLPCCPTDKFDHFFCDLTPVLXLVCSDTETVEETTFLLASFVTMVPFPLTVASYIHIVAAVLRIPSAAGKQWAFCTCSSHLTVVTLYYGTLGTVYAIPTATQAVALNKIFSPFYTVVTPTVNPIVYSLRNKDVKKAFLKLYRFFKFNFYVQLHL; encoded by the exons ATGGGTAATCTGACCATTCTCAATGAATTTCTCCTCCTGGGATTTGGGAGTCTCCATGGGTTAGTTTTTCCTTTGGGGATATTTCTGGGAATCTATGTAGTGACCTTGCTGGGGAACATTCTTATCCTTATAGTCATTTCCCTTGACTGCAGTATCCAAACCCCCATGTACTTCTTTCTGTCCAATTTCTCCTTTGAGATCTGGTACACTACCTCCATTGCCCCTAAGATGCTGCAGACCCTTCTCTCAGGTTCCCAGGTGATTTCTTTTGTAGGATGTGTGGTCCAGTTTTACTTCTTCGGTTCCATGGCAGTAGTTGAGCACTTTCTTCTGGCAGCCATGTCTTATGACTGCTACTTTGCTATCTGCAGCCCCCTCCAGTACCCATCCCTCATGAACCTCCACACATGTACCCTGCTTGCAGGTGGATCTTGGCTGGGTGAGTTCCTAACCCCTGTGGTCACTGTTACCATGACTTTCCAGCTGCCCTGCTGTCCAACCGATAAGTTTGACCATTTCTTCTGTGACCTGACCCCTGTGCTGTAGCTGGTCTGTTCTGATACTGAGACAGTGGAGGAAACCACTTTCCTACTGGCCTCCTTTGTCACTATGGTGCCCTTCCCACTCACTGTAGCCTCCTATATCCACATTGTTGCTGCTGTCCTCAGGATTCCATCAGCTGCAGGAAAGCAATGGGCCTTCTGCACCTGCTCTTCCCACCTCACAGTGGTCACTCTGTACTATGGAACACTGGGAACAGTGTATGCCATTCCCACAGCAACCCAGGCTGTTGCCCTGAACAAGATCTTCTCCCCGTTCTATACCGTGGTCACTCCCACGGTCAACCCCATCGTGTATAGCTTGAGAAACAAGGATGTTAAAAAGGca TTTCTCAAGCTCTATAGATTCTTCAAGTTTAACTTCTATGTCCAACTTCATCTGTAG